In Francisella hispaniensis FSC454, a genomic segment contains:
- a CDS encoding 4'-phosphopantetheinyl transferase family protein: MPQVSAFILDFEKYKAEDLKDYLCCRNIDSARFNNKQKIFSQFIRYFVLEEFYHISSPIFLNQCGKPYLKDNAVFFNISHTQTKIIIAVGDQEIGVDIEKLSARRNIIRIAQRYFSELESHELAISNNLAKDFYALWTLKEAQVKRDSLGIAKGLSSADFSKINNLWLSNNYPRDFVTFSYDDSIFSICCKNIFAQKINLFEIVDFKFKQIQL; encoded by the coding sequence ATGCCGCAAGTCTCAGCTTTTATTTTGGATTTTGAGAAATACAAAGCTGAGGATCTTAAAGACTATCTTTGTTGCAGAAATATTGATTCAGCAAGGTTTAATAATAAGCAAAAAATATTTTCACAGTTTATTCGCTATTTTGTCTTAGAAGAGTTTTATCATATTTCTTCACCAATTTTTTTAAATCAGTGTGGTAAACCTTATCTAAAAGATAACGCTGTTTTTTTTAATATTAGTCATACACAGACAAAGATTATAATCGCTGTTGGTGATCAAGAGATTGGTGTAGATATTGAAAAACTATCAGCTAGACGAAATATTATTAGGATCGCACAACGTTACTTTAGCGAGTTAGAAAGCCATGAGTTAGCTATTAGTAATAACCTTGCTAAGGATTTTTATGCTTTGTGGACACTCAAAGAAGCACAGGTAAAAAGAGACTCACTTGGTATAGCAAAAGGCTTGAGTAGTGCTGATTTTAGCAAAATCAATAACTTATGGCTTAGTAATAATTATCCAAGAGATTTTGTGACATTTTCATATGATGATTCAATATTTTCAATATGTTGTAAAAATATTTTTGCTCAGAAAATTAACCTATTCGAGATAGTAGATTTTAAATTTAAACAGATACAGCTTTAG
- the tolC gene encoding outer membrane channel protein TolC, with product MKKLTLYLLGFLGFCLALANEDTPVPEYKYAGRPIGTDVAENPYSVEKQYAKADQIKVDNKFYNLKKADEVAMVGDTEDKYYSLVDIYKLAAEHNADYQAARSTFAANVETVPTALGALLPQIDFSYNLRRDLYNQFGGRVNDTSNVVNFNGSQVLFDWSKWKTYTQATYLQKSYAMIYAKAEQTLITDTVTAYFELLRAEQALQFQFANEAWNKKLYLTQKYQYNSGMVSYADFKTTDAQYRQAIADRVNAQRNFINAKAVMAKLIGKRISSILYISKDTEFGNPVPDDINYWLNTAEKYNLDIAQKKFEYEAAQEGVGIQWGKFFPQANLTGGIMMSRNALSGSPAQIAEIPTKYDVANIGGQVSWNLLRGGSDYAQLKQASYDNQAANYALLQTKREVYASTVEAYQTVVLDAVRIEAFRKSVYSGIASVKAILEGFEAGTQTIVDLLNRQAILVQAQLSFADAIFNYVEDYVRLKQLQGSLTYKDIEYVNTILGTTDIISQIATE from the coding sequence ATGAAGAAGTTAACATTATATCTTTTAGGTTTTTTGGGATTCTGCCTAGCTTTAGCTAATGAAGATACACCTGTCCCTGAATATAAGTATGCAGGAAGACCTATTGGTACTGATGTTGCTGAAAATCCATATAGTGTCGAAAAACAATATGCCAAAGCAGACCAGATTAAGGTAGACAATAAATTCTATAATCTTAAAAAGGCTGATGAAGTCGCGATGGTTGGTGATACTGAGGACAAATATTATAGCTTGGTTGATATCTATAAGCTAGCTGCTGAACATAATGCTGATTATCAGGCGGCAAGATCGACTTTTGCGGCAAATGTTGAAACTGTGCCGACTGCTTTAGGTGCGTTATTACCACAGATTGATTTTAGTTATAATCTTAGAAGAGATTTGTATAATCAGTTTGGTGGTAGAGTCAATGACACTTCAAATGTTGTAAATTTTAATGGTTCTCAGGTTCTCTTTGATTGGAGTAAGTGGAAAACATATACACAAGCAACTTATTTGCAAAAGTCATATGCGATGATTTATGCTAAAGCTGAACAGACACTTATAACTGATACTGTTACTGCATATTTTGAGCTACTAAGAGCAGAGCAGGCGCTACAGTTTCAGTTTGCAAACGAGGCTTGGAACAAAAAGTTATATCTGACTCAGAAATATCAGTATAACTCGGGTATGGTTTCATATGCGGATTTTAAAACTACAGATGCTCAATATCGTCAAGCAATCGCTGATAGGGTTAATGCACAAAGAAATTTCATCAATGCCAAAGCTGTGATGGCTAAACTTATCGGTAAGCGTATAAGTTCAATTTTATATATATCAAAAGATACTGAATTTGGTAATCCTGTTCCAGATGACATTAACTATTGGTTAAATACGGCTGAGAAATATAATCTTGATATAGCGCAGAAAAAATTTGAATATGAAGCAGCACAAGAAGGTGTTGGAATTCAATGGGGTAAATTTTTCCCTCAAGCTAATTTAACCGGTGGCATAATGATGTCGCGTAATGCTCTCTCTGGGTCACCAGCACAAATAGCCGAAATCCCAACCAAATATGATGTTGCTAATATTGGCGGTCAAGTTAGCTGGAATTTATTAAGAGGTGGTTCTGACTATGCTCAACTTAAGCAAGCTAGTTATGATAATCAAGCAGCAAACTATGCCTTGCTACAAACCAAGAGGGAAGTCTACGCTAGTACAGTAGAGGCATATCAAACAGTTGTCCTTGATGCAGTTAGAATCGAGGCGTTTAGGAAGTCTGTGTATTCAGGTATAGCTTCTGTAAAAGCTATATTAGAAGGTTTTGAAGCAGGGACACAGACAATTGTTGACTTGCTTAACCGTCAGGCAATCCTTGTTCAAGCACAGTTATCATTTGCAGATGCTATATTTAACTATGTTGAAGATTATGTGCGCTTAAAGCAATTACAAGGAAGCTTGACTTACAAAGATATTGAGTACGTTAATACTATTTTAGGCACTACAGATATAATATCACAGATCGCAACGGAGTAA
- a CDS encoding protein-L-isoaspartate O-methyltransferase family protein has translation MNFELARENMVKQQVLTEGLSLDGVAKIMADIPREIFLPREIQSLAYCDTNLFIGEKELRSPMFTAKLVEALAIKASDNILKLGLESGYPVALIAKLCKSVDLVDYDDLGLALSRRQLANIGIYNVEFNSAEHMTNIKKNGKKYNCIYISNVVTEDEIDESLLGLLETGGRLIFVVRTAICDKAYLITKTPKQTYQKSFLFNTYNK, from the coding sequence ATGAATTTTGAGCTTGCTAGAGAAAATATGGTAAAGCAACAGGTTCTTACTGAAGGGCTTTCTTTAGATGGTGTTGCTAAAATTATGGCAGATATTCCTAGAGAGATTTTTTTACCGAGAGAGATTCAAAGTTTAGCTTATTGTGACACAAATTTATTTATAGGTGAAAAAGAATTAAGAAGTCCAATGTTTACAGCTAAGCTTGTAGAAGCATTAGCTATCAAAGCTAGTGATAATATCTTAAAACTTGGGCTAGAAAGTGGTTATCCAGTAGCCTTAATAGCTAAGCTATGTAAAAGTGTTGATCTTGTTGACTATGATGATCTGGGACTAGCTTTATCAAGACGTCAGCTGGCAAATATTGGTATATATAATGTTGAGTTTAATAGTGCTGAGCATATGACTAATATTAAAAAAAATGGTAAAAAATATAATTGCATATACATCTCAAATGTTGTTACAGAAGATGAGATCGATGAGTCGCTATTAGGGCTTCTTGAAACTGGTGGTAGGCTAATATTTGTCGTTAGAACAGCTATATGTGATAAAGCGTACTTAATAACAAAAACTCCAAAGCAAACCTACCAAAAGAGTTTTCTTTTTAATACATATAATAAGTAA